AAACAAAAAGGGCCGTCATCCCGGTTCGGATGACGGCCCTGGAAGCCCAGTTTGGGTGCCATCATCCGAACCGTAAGACTCCGGTAAGGACGTTGCCGATAATGGGTACGATTCCTACAATGACGGGCAGAGAAGTATTTTGCGAAGTATCAAAGCTGAGACTGCTCGGATGGCTATAATTCCGGCCGGATGCTCCCATGTCTGACCCCGTCGACCGCTCCCCCCGACATCGGGGAAAGCCGTCTGATAGCGTATCAAGGCGGATTCTTTTGTGTCAACGGGGAAATCGCGGGAAATCACGGGTCGGCCGGGCCGCGTGGTATCATGCAGGGTACGGGTGGGTGATCGCGGCCCGGGGGACGAGGCGGGATTTATGGCGCATTCAGAAACAACCTCCCGAAGATTGGCGGAGGCGCACCGGAGCCACGAGCGGCGCTGGCGGGACAACCGGTATGTCTACGGTGTCGTCTCCCGGAGAAGCCGCGGCCTCTCGATCGGGATCAACCTCAACCCCGGCCGGGAGTGCGACTTCGATTGCGTGTATTGCCAGGTGGACCGCCGGGGCTCCCGCCCGCCCGGGGTCGATTTCGCGCTGCTCGAGCGGGAGCTGGACGGCATCCTGCGGGCGGAGCGGGACGGGTCGCTCTACGCCGATCCCCCCTTCTCCCTCCTCGACGCGGCCGAACGGGGGGTTCGGGACCTGGCCTTTTCGGGGGACGGGGAGCCGACCCTGCACCCCCGGCTCGCGGAGGCGGTGCGCATCGCGGCCGCCGCGCGCACGCGCTTCGGGCTCGACGCCGCCCGGCTCGTGCTGCTGACCAACGCCGGGCGGCTCGACCGGCCGGACGTCGGCGCGGCGCTCGCCGCACTCTACGCCCATGGCGGCGAGGTATGGGCCAAGCTCGATGCGGGTTTCGAAGCCTGGTTCCGGCGGGTGAACCGGGCGCGCGCGCCGCTGGGGCGCGTTCTCGAAAACATCCTCGGCGCCGCCCGGGACCGGCCGCTCGTGATCCAGTCGCTCTGGATGCGGCTGGGGAGCGCCGGGCCCCCTCCCGGGGAGATCGAGGCCTGGTGCGGGCGGATCGGGGACATCGTCGCGGGAGGGGGGCGGATCCGCGCCGTCCACCTCTATACCGTCGCCCGGAGCCCGGCGGACAGGGCCGTCTCCCCGCTCGGTCCGCGCGATCTCGAAGCGATCGCGGCCGTGCTCCGGGCCTCGGTTC
The sequence above is drawn from the Acidobacteriota bacterium genome and encodes:
- a CDS encoding radical SAM protein, with the translated sequence MAHSETTSRRLAEAHRSHERRWRDNRYVYGVVSRRSRGLSIGINLNPGRECDFDCVYCQVDRRGSRPPGVDFALLERELDGILRAERDGSLYADPPFSLLDAAERGVRDLAFSGDGEPTLHPRLAEAVRIAAAARTRFGLDAARLVLLTNAGRLDRPDVGAALAALYAHGGEVWAKLDAGFEAWFRRVNRARAPLGRVLENILGAARDRPLVIQSLWMRLGSAGPPPGEIEAWCGRIGDIVAGGGRIRAVHLYTVARSPADRAVSPLGPRDLEAIAAVLRASVPVTVEIFP